Proteins encoded by one window of Aspergillus puulaauensis MK2 DNA, chromosome 4, nearly complete sequence:
- a CDS encoding uncharacterized protein (COG:S;~EggNog:ENOG410PKK1;~InterPro:IPR021102;~PFAM:PF12222;~TransMembrane:2 (o40-58i117-137o)): MASISSTPPSVSRYRLAQAIIFNEITHNFQLAGKSTSPEWNLLVTVPVAVGFAVWLVLKSYRRRSHSRLLSDSNCPCDTVNFQNEKGSANLPPEKGSSLEAPDHSQSARRPHILRKIILMTAMLVLLPVVWLCSLLVSPSFALLEVFQVYHPVSVKAPSESFCNESILLMSHVFGFSYGHPFVGFYEPPCCSFDTVRINLTVTSRGRQFDRLGYMYLGDVEVFRTSTAEPTTNGIIWSYIKDMSQYNVLWKERQKIIFELGNLVNDLYTGSFNVTVMAYFSQEENVTTADVVLPISARNSARNSSSAFIVPSQEAKVSYKLESQVSRAIVSVSACGQATEEFWWSNVFSSDTETFDNDLGELYGYSPFREIQLYIDGTLAGVVWPFPIIFTGGVSPGFWRPIVGTDAFDLRAPEIDITPFLPLLTDGFYHSFEFKVVGLDVSDNETATLSNIIGSYWVVSGNIFLYLSDSSDAQSPVHATFSQEPEIIAPAPTFTITRELEQNNTGGNVSLEYSVVAERTIMIQSSGFLWKQRLSFSNTGLFNQQGRSQKTLQHTSGSALSGYLEGDNNINELSFEYPLFVNTTYGEIDGGLAIDARMRRGLEINSSGMPGISTYTLTSGPLHLHTAQWGQSSYRSTADNKNSTSFGDTSDTFESDVGGGVYRRFVHAINGSVISDKKNRIED; the protein is encoded by the exons ATGGCTTCAATTTCAAGCACGCCCCCTAGCGTGTCCCGCTATCGATTGGCTCAAGCTATCATTTTTAACGAGATAACCCACAATTTCCAACTGGCGGGAAAGTCCACCAGTCCAGAATGGAATCTACTAGTAACTGTGCCAGTGGCTGTCGGTTTTGCTGTATGGCTCGTCCTGAAATCGTACAGGAGGAGGTCCCACTCGCGGCTGCTTTCTGACAGCAACTGCCCCTGTGATACCGTCAATTTCCAAAATGAGAAGGGTAGTGCGAACTTGCCACCAGAAAAAGGAAGTAGTCTGGAGGCACCTGACCATTCACAATCTGCGAGAAGACCACATATTTTGAGAAAGATTATTCTGATGACAGCTATGCTTGTTTTGTTGCCTGTCGTATGGTTGTGCTCTCTTCTAGTCTCGCCGTCTTTCGCTCTCCTCGAAGTCTTTCAGGTGTACCATCCGGTTTCTGTTAAGGCCCCCAGCGAGTCGTTCTGCAATGAGAGTATTCTGCTGATGAGCCATGTATTTGGTTTCAGCTACGGCCACCCGTTTGTCG GGTTTTATGAGCCGCCGTGTTGCAGCTTCGATACGGTTCGAATTAATCTTACTGTCACATCTAGAGGGAGGCAATTTGACCGATTAGGATATATGTATCTCGGAGACGTTGAAGTATTCCGAACATCGACCGCTGAGCCTACGACGAATGGCATCATTTGGTcatatataaaagatatgTCGCAATATAATGTGTTGTGGAAAGAACGTCAAAAGATCATATTCGAGTTAGGAAATTTGGTCAACGATCTTTACACCGGCTCTTTCAATGTGACAGTCATGGCATACTTCTCACAGGAAGAAAATGTCACGACTGCAGATGTTGTTCTTCCAATATCGGCGCGAAACTCGGCGCGCAACTCATCCAGTGCCTTCATTGTCCCTTCGCAGGAGGCGAAGGTATCTTATAAGCTTGAATCCCAAGTTTCTCGTGCGATTGTATCAGTTTCGGCATGTGGACAAGCTACGGAAGAATTTTGGTGGTCTAATGTATTTTCTTCCGACACAGAGACATTTGACAATGATCTTGGTGAGCTCTACGGGTATTCCCCGTTCCGAGAAATCCAGCTTTACATCGACGGGACTCTTGCGGGCGTCGTTTGGCCTTTCCCAATTATATTTACTGGAGGTGTTTCTCCCGGATTTTGGCGGCCGATAGTTGGAACCGATGCGTTTGATTTGAGGGCGCCCGAAATCGATATCACGCCTTTCTTGCCTCTCCTCACAGATGGCTTTTACCATTCCTTTGAATTCAAGGTCGTGGGACTGGATGTTTCTGATAATGAAACTGCTACACTTTCTAATATAATTGGCTCCTACTGGGTTGTTTCGGGAAACATTTTTCTTTACCTATCTGACAGTTCTGATGCGCAGTCACCTGTTCATGCCACTTTTAGCCAGGAGCCCGAAATCATAGCACCTGCGCCCACCTTTACCATTACAAGAGAACTCGAACAAAATAACACTGGTGGAAACGTGTCATTGGAATACTCGGTAGTGGCGGAAAGGACCATCATGATACAGTCTTCTGGCTTTTTGTGGAAGCAAAGACTTTCATTCTCCAATACCGGGCTATTTAATCAGCAGGGCCGAAGCCAGAAGACACTGCAGCATACATCGGGGTCTGCTTTGTCTGGATATCTTGAAGGTGACAATAACATTAATGAACTCAGCTTTGAATACCCACTGTTTGTGAACACAACCTACGGAGAAATAGATGGCGGGCTTGCGATCGACGCCAGAATGAGGAGAGGGCTTGAAATCAATTCAAGTGGGATGCCCGGCATCTCCACCTACACGCTGACTTCTGGGCCATTACATTTACATACTGCACAATGGGGCCAATCATCCTATCGGTCAACCGCAGACAATAAGAACTCTACGTCATTCGGCGATACCAGTGATACATTTGAAAGTGatgttggaggaggggtttATCGGCGGTTTGTACATGCCATCAATGGCAGTGTTATCTCAGACAAGAAAAACCGCATAGAAGATTGA
- a CDS encoding CCDC90 family protein (COG:S;~EggNog:ENOG410PINJ;~InterPro:IPR024461;~PFAM:PF07798;~TransMembrane:1 (o288-309i)) — protein sequence MPPQKSVAEVPRSILPRLTWNGSSTRTSLTASHSAPLPVGRKQKQRTQSWTALTWQPHSSLTHHSAAAYSTISRESGTSTLIAKRFTCSTFYNTSSRSLQPTGNPIRHNGVYVATFNPARRAFHASARRERDHHFDTLKFVQRLKDEGFSEEQAVAMMRVLNDVIQESIQNLTRTMVLREDTERSAYTQKVDFAKLRSELLNADSTEAQLTRSSHEKIGADLAKLNSRLRDEIGRTQASVRLDLNLEKGRIREEANSQEMRIKETETRIEQEVAGLRERVEAVKFSTLQWLMGVCTGTAALILGAWRLLM from the exons ATGCCACCCCAGAAGTCCGTTGCGGAGGTCCCACGTTCGATCCTCCCCCGCCTAACGTGGAATGGCTCTTCCACCCGAACGAGCCTCACGGCTTCCCACTCCGCACCTCTTCCCGTAGGAAGGAAGCAAAAGCAGCGTACACAAAGTTGGACGGCTTTGACATGGCAACCCCACTCTTCGCTTACACACcattcggcggcggcatacTCTACGATTTCTCGGGAAAGCGGAACGTCGACTTTGATCGCAAAGCGCTTTACTTGCTCGACCTTTTACAATACCAGCAGTCGGAGCCTACAACCTACCGGAAACCCGATCCGGCATAATGGCGTGTATGTCGCGACATTTAACCCAGCCCGCCGGGCATTCCATGCTTCTGCACGGCGGGAGCGAGACCATCATTTTGATACTCTCAAATTCGTCCAACGGCTCAAGGATGAGGGGTTCAGTGAAGAGCAGGCTGTCGCAATGATGCGAGTGCTCAATGACGTTATTCAGGAATCGATCCAGAACTTGACGAGGACAATGGTTCTGAGGGAAG ACACAGAAAGATCAGCCTATACGCAAAAAGTCGATTTCGCAAAACTCCGCTCTGAATTATTGAACGCGGATTCCACGGAGGCCCAACTCACCCGCTCGTCGCACGAAAAGATAGGTGCCGACCTTGCGAAGCTGAATTCACGGCTTCGAGATGAGATAGGGCGTACCCAGGCGTCTGTTCGGCTCGATCTTAACCTTGAAAAGGGCCGTATCCGTGAAGAGGCGAACAGCCAAGAGATGCGCATAAAGGAGACAGAAACAAGAATAGAGCAGGAAGTTGCAGGTTTGAGGGAGCGTGTGGAGGCTGTGAAATTCTCTACACTACAGTGGCTCAT GGGTGTTTGCACTGGTACAGCTGCTCTGATTCTCGGTGCTTGGCGTCTTCTGATGTAA
- a CDS encoding putative SNF2 family helicase/ATPase (BUSCO:EOG09260OE9;~COG:L;~EggNog:ENOG410PIC1;~InterPro:IPR001841,IPR027417,IPR017907,IPR000330, IPR038718,IPR018957,IPR001650,IPR014001,IPR013083;~PFAM:PF00176,PF00097,PF00271;~go_function: GO:0005524 - ATP binding [Evidence IEA];~go_function: GO:0046872 - metal ion binding [Evidence IEA]), whose amino-acid sequence MAAVRAAAFYPGAVPDTLAQAFMRHRKVQSDGPLNKRRKLTSKARSLRDTSGMSPSHIPNGYIPLVRCYLQLEFAHEDPALSEWSNSAVTDDSLPVIIKITRPGPFETEGYKDYVVIELETTQERETIFIDSLSDPDIVNLGKHLAVASGLICADRYHTARLPTVCYQSTLQYLANRKSFRLETVILWKDSLDITDYQKLPESASRAFSSYVLREEGEYGPYSRHGVAAGNGWTPGDFYSNVHVPPDTPSLSAPVKCDMVECELFPFQRRAVRWLLNREGKTLSSEGEVVPFKNASKNDLPESFQQFTDVDGETCYASHLYMIVTRDLSRWYNVNDHLKGGILAEEMGLGKTVEMITLMCLNRRVLRPEETFAGVGTDGLRPSGATLIITPPVILEQWKQEIELHAPSLQVFHYTGIQRHQALSDQELLELMADNDVVLTTYNVLAREIHYAGTAPKRNLRHEKRFEPRKSPLVKISWWRVCLDEAQMIESGVSNAAKVARLIPRQIAWAVTGTPLRKDITDLLGLLLFLQYEPFCGPIWKRLYVVSKPVLARIVNTITLRHSKDLIRNELHLPPQKRVVITVPFTAVEEQSYRQLYEEMCEDCGLDIAGSPKSDYWDPNDPSVIERMRSWLVRLRQSCLYTAGNRRRGFATVNGPLRSVNEVLEVMIDQNDALVHAEERALLLSQLRRGQLLENAKRKREALDLWKSSLDHASQIVQQCRERLQLERKKQPTPLTNGARDDRSSLSGDEGEEVEKNTRLHGFRQRLRAALEVEHISIFFTGNAYYQIKSDPELTKADSEEFQSLTKLEEEAYAKAKLIRQEMLTDISQKAKSSVKRVKEKSAKGDFVAILKMKPEFYSKGLESRRVFERLEELCDIMNEHAAQYDAWRQKMVELVSQALIDQEDESELEGNEYEKSTKNQDEMYVYMEALRALFADRHDALTGQKNVLIAHEVKGAISQAQKGEGPSPKLYIEVMGKRSELKPGPDLGSLRGIITELRSLGSSLEWQANGGSSRARAELEILTSVLKNVVHMSSEQTKIASNLEREVEMFRDTMNHRLEYYRQLQQISDTVAPYDEESAGKPLDHKLFNTKLEQEEEIDEKISSLKAKGRYFIHLRDESGPDENSKICIICQGPFEIGVLTVCGHKYCKDCLRLWWHQHRTCPVCKKRLKANDFYQITYKPQEFVVQEEKSTPNIELDGHSNNSIYTNIGSGTLHEIKNIDLKDSFGTKIDTLARHILWLREHDPGAQSIVFSQYKSFLDYLGNAFRRFKIGYSSVDESDGIEKFKKDPAIECFLLHAKAHSSGLNLVNATHVFLCEPLINTAIELQAIARVHRIGQHRPTTVWMYLVSDTVEESIYDISVSRRLDHIIQKEREQNTSSAASVDKGPSGAVIENITEAAIDSANSLEMQDAPLAKLMEGGAFGGELVKKDDLWQCLFGNPRQEKATNGPMSAGSDVARFLRAEAAEQRILSSKGHE is encoded by the exons ATGGCTGCGGTGCGGGCGGCAGCTTTCTATCCAG GCGCGGTCCCTGATACTTTGGCGCAAGCCTTCATGCGCCATAGGAAAGTTCAAAGCGATGGCCCTCTTAATAAACGTCGCAAACTTACCTCAAAGGCTCGCAGCTTACGGGACACAAGTGGCATGTCCCCGTCACATATTCCAAACGGTTATATTCCTCTCGTCCGATGTTATTTGCAATTG GAATTTGCTCATGAAGACCCCGCTCTCAGCGAGTGGAGCAACTCAGCTGTCACTGATGACAGCTTGCCTGTCATTATTAAAATCACTAGACCGGGCCCGTTCGAGACAGAAGGTTATAAGGACTATGTGGTAATAGAGCTAGAGACGACTCAAGAGCGTGAAACTATCTTTATTGACTCGCTCAGTGATCCTGATATTGTTAACCTTGGCAAACATTTGGCGGTCGCGAGCGGACTCATATGTGCGGACCGCTACCACACAGCTAGACTGCCAACCGTGTGCTACCAGTCTACTCTCCAGTACCTTGCAAATCGCAAGTCATTTCGCCTCGAAACCGTTATCTTATGGAAAGACTCTCTTGATATTACCGACTACCAGAAATTGCCTGAGTCTGCCTCGAGGGCATTTTCTAGTTACGTGTTGCGGGAGGAAGGGGAATACGGCCCATATTCCAGACACGGGGTTGCAGCGGGGAATGGCTGGACCCCGGGGGATTTCTACAGTAACGTCCATGTACCCCCGGACactccttctctctctgcaCCTGTCAAATGCGACATGGTAGAGTGCGAGCTTTTCCCGTTCCAACGGCGTGCAGTGCGATGGCTTCTAAACAGAGAAGGGAAGACGCTGAGTTccgagggggaggtggtaCCATTCAAAAATGCATCGAAAAATGACCTGCCGGAATCTTTCCAGCAGTTTACCGATGTCGATGGGGAGACTTGCTATGCTAGCCATCTATATATGATTGTCACAAGAGATCTTTCTAGATGGTACAATGTGAACGATCACCTTAAGGGTGGAATACTGGCTGAGGAAATGGGGCTAGGGAAAACCGTTGAGATGATCACTTTAATGTGCTTGAATCGCCGGGTACTGCGTCCCGAAGAAACGTTTGCTGGAGTTGGAACTGACGGTCTGAGACCATCTGGGGCTACCTTGATCATAACCCCACCCGTGATTCTGGAACAGTGGAAGCAGGAGATTGAACTACATGCTCCGAGTCTACAGGTTTTCCATTATACAGGCATCCAACGGCATCAGGCATTGTCAGACCAGGAGCTACTTGAGCTCATGGCTGATAATGATGTTGTCCTTACAACATACAATGTACTTGCACGCGAAATTCACTATGCTGGAACGGCTCCTAAAAGAAACCTCCGGCATGAGAAAAGATTTGAACCCAGGAAATCGCCACTGGTGAAAATTTCGTGGTGGCGGGTATGCTTAGATGAAGCCCAAATGATCGAGAGTGGTGTAAGTAATGCTGCAAAGGTTGCCAGACTCATTCCTCGTCAGATCGCATGGGCCGTGACCGGAACGCCCCTTCGAAAAGATATCACCGACCTACTTGgacttttactttttcttcaATACGAACCATTTTGCGGTCCCATTTGGAAAAGGCTATATGTGGTGTCCAAACCTGTTTTGGCACGAATCGTGAATACGATTACTTTGAGACACAGCAAAGACCTCATCCGAAATGAGTTGCATTTACCACCTCAAAAGAGAGTTGTTATTACAGTTCCATTTACTGCGGTGGAAGAGCAAAGCTATAGACAGCTGTACGAGGAAATGTGCGAGGACTGCGGGCTCGATATCGCGGGGTCTCCCAAGAGTGACTATTGGGACCCGAACGATCCCTCGGTTATAGAAAGAATGCGAAGCTGGCTTGTCCGGCTTCGACAATCGTGTCTCTATACAGCGGGGAACCGTCGCAGGGGATTTGCTACTGTCAACGGCCCTCTGCGATCTGTGAATGAGGTGTTGGAGGTGATGATCGATCAAAACGACGCGCTGGTACACGCAGAGGAGCGCGCTCTTCTACTTTCACAGCTTCGGCGTGGCCAGCTACTCGAAAATGCTAAGCGCAAGCGTGAGGCTCTTGATCTTTGGAAATCATCCTTGGACCACGCTAGCCAAATTGTTCAGCAGTGCCGGGAAAGGCTACAAttagaaagaaagaagcagccaaCGCCTCTCACTAATGGAGCACGGGATGACAGATCGTCATTGAGTggcgatgaaggcgaagaggTTGAGAAAAACACTCGACTTCATGGATTCCGTCAAAGGTTACGTGCGGCGCTCGAAGTTGAACAtatttccatcttcttcactggAAACGCATATTATCAGATAAAATCTGATCCTGAGCTTACGAAGGCAGATTCCGAGGAGTTCCAGTCGCTGACAAAattggaagaggaagcttACGCTAAAGCTAAATTAATTCGACAAGAAATGCTAACTGATATCTCCCAGAAAGCCAAAAGCTCCGTAAAAAGGGTCAAAGAGAAATCTGCGAAGGGAGATTTCGTGGCAATATTGAAGATGAAACCTGAGTTCTACAGCAAAGGCCTTGAATCTCGTCGAGTGTTTGAACGACTCGAGGAATTGTGCGATATAATGAATGAGCATGCTGCCCAATACGATGCGTGGCGCCAAAAGATGGTCGAACTAGTTTCACAAGCACTCATTGACCAAGAAGACGAATCTGAACTCGAGGGCAACGAATATGAGAAGTCCACAAAGAACCAGGATGAGATGTATGTCTACATGGAAGCACTCCGTGCATTATTTGCCGATCGCCATGATGCTTTGACTGGGCAAAAGAACGTTCTCATTGCCCATGAAGTAAAGGGGGCAATTTCCCAAGCGCAAAAGGGAGAGGGTCCTTCTCCGAAATTATACATCGAGGTTATGGGAAAACGAAGTGAATTGAAGCCTGGTCCAGACCTTGGTTCCCTTCGGGGGATTATTACTGAGCTTCGCAGCCTTGGAAGCTCACTTGAATGGCAAGCAAATGGAGGAAGCTCCAGAGCTCGCGCTGAACTTGAAATTCTCACCTCGGTCCTCAAGAACGTTGTCCACATGTCTTCCGAACAAACAAAGATTGCGTCCAACTTAGAGAGGGAAGTAGAAATGTTTAGAGACACTATGAATCATCGACTCGAGTACTACCGCCAGCTACAGCAAATTTCGGATACTGTGGCACCATATGACGAAGAAAGTGCTGGAAAGCCCCTCGATCACAAGCTTTTCAACACGAAACTCgagcaagaagaggaaatcGATGAGAAAATATCATCTTTGAAAGCGAAGGGCCGCTATTTCATCCACTTGCGAGACGAGTCGGGCCCAGACGAGAACTCAAAAAtctgcattatatgccaagGTCCCTTTGAGATTG GTGTTTTAACGGTCTGCGGTCACAAGTATTGCAAAGATTGTTTACGCTTGTGGTGGCACCAGCACCGCACTTGTCCAGTTTGCAAGAAGCGTTTAAAAGCCAACGACTTCTACCAGATCACTTATAAACCCCAAGAGTTTGTGGTTCAGGAGGAGAAGTCGACACCGAATATCGAGCTCGATGGACACTCAAATAATTCTATCTACACAAATATCGGCTCTGGGACTCTGCACGAAATCAAGAATATCGACCTAAAAGACTCCTTCGGTACCAAAATCGACACGCTAGCTCGCCATATCTTGTGGCTACGGGAACACGACCCTGGCGCTCAGTCCATTGTGTTTTCCCAATACAAGAGTTTTTTGGACTATCTTGGAAATGCGTTTAGGCGTTTCAAGATCGGATATAGTAGCGTCGATGAATCTGACGGGATAGAAAAATTCAAAAAAGACCCTGCG ATTGAATGCTTTCTTCTGCATGCAAAGGCGCATTCATCGGGCCTTAACTTGGTCAATGCAACCCACGTCTTTCTCTGCGAGCCTCTCATAAACACAGCAATCGAACTCCAAGCTATTGCGCGAGTGCATCGTATTGGCCAACATCGACCAACCACTGTCTGGATGTACCTTGTCTCTGATACCGTTGAAGAGTCAATTTACGACATCTCAGTGTCTCGTCGCTTAGATCATATTATTCAGAAAGAACGGGAACAAAATACTAGTTCAGCTGCGTCGGTGGACAAGGGTCCCAGCGGAGCTGTCATTGAAAACATTACTGAGGCAGCTATCGACTCCGCAAACTCTCTGGAGATGCAAGACGCACCGCTGGCCAAGTTGATGGAAGGTGGTGCGTTTGGAGGCGAGCTAGTTAAGAAGGACGATCTATGGCAGTGCCTTTTCGGCAACCCGAGGCAGGAAAAAGCTACAAACGGCCCTATGAGCGCTGGTAGTGACGTTGCGAGGTTTTTGAGAGCAGAGGCAGCAGAGCAGAGGATATTATCTTCCAAAGGACATGAATGA